A single genomic interval of Helicoverpa armigera isolate CAAS_96S chromosome 13, ASM3070526v1, whole genome shotgun sequence harbors:
- the LOC110383464 gene encoding protein piccolo — protein MTPFTRLAVLALVACAHAQYQDERAPRYIASEPKAPASTPVPILKQINRHNEDGSYTYGYEAADGSFKIETKSPAGEVKGKYGYKDDTGKVRVIEYGANKYGFQPAGEGITVAPPTLVDETRRDEEQRPGKQSQSRRNQYQPAPAQSIDYDYNDEPAPPPPPRPAPRPAPRPAPQPQYRPQPAPQPQYRPQPQPSPQYRAPVQHSQQQFGVPAPTQAPYRPAPQSQGPTPPKPAFFAGAAPVPAEDNFFNPEPPQRRQYQSPKQDFRPVPQFQDYNQDNSGPSYNRQQDFSGPSFSAPRPAPKHNQPYSMLDELLKEYALPKNGAPALHDIVFGSY, from the exons GCGGTGCTAGCTCTGGTGGCGTGTGCGCACGCGCAGTACCAAGACGAGCGCGCGCCGCGGTACATCGCGTCCGAGCCCAAGGCCCCAGCTTCGACTCCCGTGCCTATCCTCAAGCAAATTAACAG GCACAACGAGGATGGATCCTACACATACGGGTACGAAGCCGCCGACGGATCGTTCAAGATCGAGACCAAGTCGCCTGCTGGAGAGGTCAAGGGCAAATACGGATACAAAGATGATACTGGCAAG GTCCGCGTGATAGAATACGGAGCCAACAAGTATGGTTTCCAGCCAGCTGGTGAGGGCATCACGGTGGCGCCGCCCACGCTGGTGGACGAGACCAGGCGGGATGAAGAACAGAGGCCTGGCAAGCAGTCACAG TCACGCCGCAACCAATACCAGCCAGCTCCCGCTCAATCCATAGACTACGACTACAACGACGAGCCCGCCCCACCTCCGCCACCCCGTCCCGCCCCTCGTCCTGCACCCCGTCCCGCCCCGCAGCCCCAGTACCGGCCCCAGCCGGCCCCTCAGCCCCAGTATAGGCCCCAGCCCCAGCCTTCCCCGCAGTACCGTGCGCCAGTGCAGCATAGTCAACAGCAGTTTGGAGTGCCCGCTCCCACTCAAGCGCCGTATAGACCTGCTCCTCAAAGTCAGGGGCCTACTCCTCCTAAG CCCGCATTCTTCGCTGGCGCCGCCCCCGTGCCTGCCGAAGACAACTTCTTCAACCCCGAACCGCCCCAGAGGCGACAGTACCAAAGCCCGAAGCAGGACTTCAGGCCCGTGCCCCAATTCCAGGACTACAACCAGGATAACTCTGGACCATCGTACAATAGGCAACAGGACTTCTCAGGCCCTAGCTTCTCTGCCCCAAGGCCAGCTCCAAAACATAATCAACCCTACTCCATGCTCGATGAACTCTTAAAGGAATACGCCTTACCGAAAAATGGAGCTCCAGCCCTACACGACATCGTTTTCGGATCCTACTAG
- the LOC110383463 gene encoding mucin-2, whose protein sequence is MIVLIIIACITTAAATNSTKDATTDSPTNTTKEILKASETADPKKVQIVKQIRRLNEDGSYTIGYEADDGTFKIENKDVLGNVKGTFGYIDQDGEIKRVTYTSSSDSTPVPVTTSTTPSTPTMIVRVNKTVSSTTRRPLPTVVYPTRGSYTTRGTVIQPIPRRRVHASSSRAPLAETTTETQKLEETTTNILSLYKPKVDDVKTRTQILKPMSATVRDDLITRQTTTKIPATVKPVYERVTEKDQESDANKANTIRRELSGTSPNPRMVSLQQSVGDDSTDVYGSHLSMGTVRPLFTTTTPRPRLVPIHSLVAARQKIQQQYQDVPIQEQETTIEASTGRVFDQDHVLTTNAVPVVHIQPQRDPDDQVYQQPIYRRPPAAVHFRTREYLRDNPGAPVPIGNTRPFIQYEFQNKVLEPQYVKEAPQHQQHQPRPQPTAEVTSQPYDVRPVTRIIPIPVDDRGVPLQGYQGRFVNPYQRPALFQPRYDPVDEMTSIAAPVSTRDLRRLLHILILRQNKLQVLMDQMMPGPSLYRPETDYRYQRYQDDDRYDYRYDQYRQEYQNQGYENQYESQRYVPRRRLYPRPYDTAGSSSNHIEEMPEFLPPEIREALLLKMLILAISPDFMPTVAPPTELTTAAPPRKQVRNVQILGEEGAMDDKRQRH, encoded by the coding sequence ATGATCGTCCTCATCATCATCGCGTGCATCACCACTGCAGCTGCGACCAACTCCACCAAAGATGCCACGACAGACTCACCAACCAACACCACCAAAGAGATCCTCAAAGCTAGTGAAACAGCTGACCCTAAGAAGGTCCAAATTGTGAAACAAATACGACGCTTGAATGAAGATGGTTCGTACACTATAGGCTATGAGGCTGACGACGGCACTTTTAAGATTGAAAACAAGGATGTGCTTGGAAACGTTAAAGGAACTTTTGGATACATCGACCAGGATGGAGAGATCAAACGAGTGACGTATACCTCATCCAGTGATAGTACGCCGGTTCCAGTTACAACCAGTACGACGCCAAGTACACCGACTATGATAGTGCGGGTGAATAAAACAGTGTCATCTACAACAAGACGTCCATTACCTACCGTTGTGTATCCTACGCGAGGATCATATACCACGCGAGGGACAGTGATACAGCCCATACCGCGGAGACGAGTTCACGCCAGTTCTTCTCGGGCCCCTCTTGCTGAAACCACAACAGAAACTCAGAAGCTTGAAGAAACGACAACAAACATCTTGAGTTTGTACAAACCGAAAGTCGACGATGTGAAAACCCGGACACAGATTTTAAAACCGATGTCGGCGACTGTGAGAGATGACTTGATTACAAGACAAACGACTACGAAAATTCCCGCGACAGTGAAGCCTGTGTACGAACGTGTTACTGAGAAAGATCAAGAGAGTGATGCAAACAAAGCTAATACCATCCGTCGCGAGTTAAGTGGAACCAGCCCCAACCCTCGCATGGTCAGCTTACAACAGTCAGTGGGGGATGATTCGACAGACGTGTATGGAAGCCACTTATCTATGGGAACAGTTCGCCCTCTGTTTACAACTACAACACCTCGGCCTAGATTAGTGCCTATTCACTCATTAGTGGCTGCTAGACAGAAAATACAGCAGCAATATCAAGACGTGCCTATCCAAGAGCAGGAAACCACTATTGAAGCTAGTACCGGCCGAGTTTTTGATCAAGATCATGTTTTAACTACAAACGCTGTTCCAGTAGTTCATATTCAGCCTCAACGTGATCCTGATGACCAAGTGTACCAGCAGCCTATTTACCGACGACCACCAGCAGCGGTACATTTCCGAACGCGAGAATATTTGAGAGACAACCCTGGAGCGCCCGTGCCTATTGGGAATACGCGACCCTTTATCCAATACGAATTTCAGAACAAAGTATTGGAGCCACAGTATGTGAAGGAGGCGCCGCAGCACCAACAACACCAGCCGAGACCTCAACCAACTGCCGAAGTGACATCCCAGCCTTATGATGTGAGACCAGTGACTAGAATCATACCTATCCCTGTGGACGACCGAGGTGTGCCTCTCCAAGGTTATCAAGGACGCTTTGTGAACCCGTACCAGCGTCCTGCCCTCTTCCAGCCGCGATACGACCCTGTGGACGAAATGACCTCCATCGCCGCCCCCGTGAGTACCAGAGATTTGCGTCGCTTGCTCCACATTCTGATATTACGGCAGAATAAGCTGCAAGTGTTGATGGACCAGATGATGCCTGGGCCGTCTCTGTACCGTCCGGAGACCGATTACCGATACCAGCGGTACCAGGACGATGATCGCTACGATTACCGATACGACCAGTACAGGCAGGAGTATCAGAACCAGGGTTACGAGAATCAGTATGAGAGCCAGCGGTATGTCCCCCGGAGGAGGTTGTACCCTCGGCCGTACGACACTGCTGGCTCCTCCTCTAACCATATCGAAGAGATGCCGGAGTTCCTCCCACCTGAAATAAGAGAGGCTTTGTTGTTGAAGATGCTGATTCTGGCCATCAGTCCTGACTTCATGCCCACGGTGGCGCCCCCTACCGAGCTGACGACGGCTGCTCCGCCCAGGAAACAAGTGAGGAATGTTCAGATCCTGGGTGAAGAGGGCGCCATGGATGACAAGCGCCAGAGACACtga
- the LOC110375983 gene encoding uncharacterized protein LOC110375983, with protein sequence MAAKFYMLCVLLSVTLASGARPRPRLQQQIQDDYDYEPQAQERAAGDQVVLVAADSYDGLYRASDRLDDEYEPRALQRQPARLKQPQLQEGPKQPPVQTIRNYNKVNDDGSFTFGYEAADGSFKEETRGTDCVVRGKYGYVDPDGNKREFTYVSGNPCDPNKPDEEEPEAPAPDSAERDDPEPNYPRRPVAAPRPTTPRPPTTFFQNDFSDADEDEAEEEQLQHIRQRVVQRPQPARRPAYQAQPIAITPRPLQVTSPRTLPPATTFRPQLVQVTAKPQIQYSPQPNYSPSPAPAVITTAAPARPGQIDFAAEFAKFHRENQQLQSTTSAGANPTKATSIAAPAPSGNPLYSTELVYDPSSGSYNTQLYQTLPQTKGELNLNQRLQPYVATQQQQPRPFVPSPQLPLVPTASSGPLYRHQLQNTQQVYQRQQAENQFQNSQQLFAQQQQLQQSQLQRDRAAARAQAQRLQVSSQAQEGPAQFYYVAPRGESASSGQIDAFLRGHGIQF encoded by the exons ATGCTATGCGTACTCCTGAGCGTGACCCTGGCGTCGGGAGCTCGTCCGCGGCCGAGGCTGCAGCAGCAGATACAGGATGACTACGACTATGAACCTCAAGCTCAGGAACGCGCCGCTGGAGACCAG GTGGTGCTAGTAGCAGCGGATTCATACGACGGTCTATACCGCGCTTCAGACCGATTGGACGACGAGTACGAGCCACGAGCCCTGCAGCGCCAGCCCGCACGGCTGAAGCAGCCGCAGCTCCAGGAGGGGCCCAAGCAGCCGCCCGTGCAGACCATCAGGAACTACAACAAG GTCAATGATGATGGTAGTTTCACCTTCGGCTACGAGGCTGCCGACGGCTCCTTCAAGGAAGAAACGCGAGGCACTGACTGCGTAGTCCGCGGCAAGTACGGCTACGTAGACCCTGACGGCAACAAGCGAGAGTTCACCTACGTCTCCGGCAACCCTTGCGACCCCAACAAGCCTGATGAGGAGGAACCCGAAGCTCCCGCCCCTGACTCCGCAGAACGCGATGACCCCGAACCTAACTACCCCAGACGACCAGTGGCGGCTCCTCGGCCCACGACACCACGACCCCCCACGACCTTCTTCCAGAACGACTTCAGCGATGCTGATGAAGACGAAGCCGAAGAGGAGCAACTACAGCATATCAGACAGAGGGTAGTCCAGCGCCCGCAGCCGGCCAGAAGGCCCGCATACCAGGCTCAGCCCATTGCTATTACGCCCCGACCTCTGCAAGTGACTTCTCCCAGGACTCTGCCCCCGGCGACTACATTCAGGCCTCAGCTCGTCCAAGTGACCGCTAAGCCCCAGATTCAGTACAGCCCTCAGCCTAACTACTCGCCATCTCCCGCTCCGGCTGTCATCACCACCGCTGCCCCTGCCAGGCCAGGCCAGATTGACTTTGCTGCTGAGTTCGCTAAATTCCACCGTGAGAACCAACAACTGCAGTCGACTACATCTGCTGGAGCCAACCCTACAAAGGCCACTTCCATCGCTGCACCCGCTCCTAGCGGCAACCCTCTGTACTCCACCGAGCTGGTCTACGACCCATCAAGTGGCTCATACAACACCCAACTGTACCAGACCCTGCCACAGACTAAGGGAGAGCTGAACTTGAACCAGAGACTGCAGCCTTACGTCGCCACTCAGCAACAGCAACCCAGGCCGTTCGTGCCCTCTCCTCAGCTGCCATTAGTGCCGACTGCCTCCTCCGGGCCCCTGTACAGACACCAGCTGCAGAACACTCAGCAAGTGTACCAGAGGCAGCAGGCTGAGAACCAGTTCCAGAACTCTCAGCAATTGTTCGCTCAGCAACAACAGCTGCAACAGAGTCAACTGCAGAGGGATCGCGCGGCGGCTCGGGCGCAGGCGCAGAGGCTGCAGGTGTCATCGCAGGCGCAGGAGGGTCCCGCGCAGTTCTACTACGTGGCGCCGCGCGGAGAGTCCGCGTCCTCCGGCCAGATCGACGCCTTCCTCAGAGGGCACGGCATCCAGTTCTAG